The window agaaaagagaaaacctAAGAACTCAAACCATGACTTCCATCAGAAGCAACCTcctcttccatcttcttcttcttcttctcccttcacTACTCCAAGCTCTTAACACTGATGGTGTTGCTTTACTCTCTTTCAAATATTCCATCCTCAATGACCCTCTCTCAGTTCTACGCAATTGGAACTACGACGATGAAACACCATGCTCTTGGACAGGTGTTGCCTGTACAGAGCTTGTGAGTCCCAAAACCCCAGGTTTGCTTAGAGTGACAAGCTTGGTTCTTCCCAATAAACAGCTCCTGGGTTCTGTCTCTCCCGACTTGTTTTTGATACTACATCTAAGGATATTGGACCTCTCCAACAATTTCTTCCATGGGTCACTGCCAGATTCAGTGTCCAACGCCACTGAGCTTCGTGTTCTGTCTCTTGGGAACAACAAGGTTTCTGGTGAAGTGCCTAATCTTATCAGCAACGTGGCTAGTCTCCagctcttgaatctctctgCTAACGCCTTCACCGGCAAAATTCCTCCCAATCTCCCACTTCTCAAGAATCTTACAGTCATTTCCTTGGCAAAGAACTCCTTTTCAGGCAATATTCCAAGTGGGTTTGAAGCAGTACAGGTTCTAGACATCTCCTCAAATCTTCTAGACGGATCTCTTCCTCCAGATTTCGAGGGAACAAGTCTACATTACCTCAACCTAtcacacaatcaaatctccgGCGTAATTCCTCCAGCTTTCACCGAGAAATTTCCAGCAAGCACCATCCTCGATCTCTCCTTCAACAATCTAACAGGACCAATCCCTGGTACACCACCATTGCTTAACCAAAAGACTGAGTCCTTCTCTGGTAATACAGGCTTGTGTGGGCAGCCATTAAAGACTCCTTGTTCAATCCCTTCTACTCTATCAGACCCACAAAATATCTCTGAAACTACTTCACCAGCAATAGCAGTAATGCCCAGAACTCCAACACCAACAACTCCATCAGTAGAATcaccaaatcaaacaaccaaaagCAAACTAAAGCCAAGCACAATCGTAGGCATTACACTTGCAGATATAGCTGGTCTAGCTATCATAGCTATGTTCATCCTCTACATATACCAGCTCAAGAAACGTAGAAGCTCCAAAGAATACAGCACTTTCAGCGTCTTACAAAAATGTCTGGAGAGAAACAATACATTACCAGTCAAGAAATCGAAACAAAACACCATAGTCGCCGCCTCAGAGATCACCAAATCTCCAGCTACAAAAACTGGATGTGGCTCGTTGATAATTCGAAGGTACGACGAGACAACGTCTGCATCGTCCGAGAGCGACGTAGAGAACCAGCTGCAAGACAAGAAACCCATTGAGGCATTTAATCGAACAAGTGGTGGGCGTGAAAAAGGCAACACTGAAACAAAACTAGTGGTGGTCGATGGAGAGACTCAGCTAGAGCTAGATACTTTACTAAAGGCATCAGCTTACGTATTTGGTACAAGCAGAAGCGGCGGGATCGTGTACAAAGCCGTGTTAGAGAACGGCTCAGCTTTTGCGGTGCGGCGGATCGGAGCGGAGTGTTGTACGGTGACGAAGTTTAAAGAATTCGAAAAGGAGGTTCAGTGTGTCGCTAAACTTCGTCACCCAAATCTCGTTAGGGTTCGTGGCTTCGTCTGGGGTAACGAAGAGAAGCTTCTCATCTCCGACTATGTCCCCAATGGGAATCTACCTCTCTCCTCCATCTCCGgtaagttttcaattttctcataaaaaggCGTACGTTATACTAAATAATGCTACCATACGCTTAATATGCGCATTTTAGTAACAACCAAGTTCGAAACtcaagattttggttttgacatatattttttgtttgtttcgaaAACAGCTAAATCAGGCTCGTCTTCTCAGAACCCTCTCTCGTTTGAGGCACGGCTGAAGATAGCAAAGGGCATAGCTAGAGGAGTTGCTTATATACACGACAAGAAGCATGTGCACGGCAACATCAAGCCCAATAATATTCT is drawn from Camelina sativa cultivar DH55 chromosome 1, Cs, whole genome shotgun sequence and contains these coding sequences:
- the LOC104793457 gene encoding receptor protein kinase-like protein At4g34220, which produces MTSIRSNLLFHLLLLLLPSLLQALNTDGVALLSFKYSILNDPLSVLRNWNYDDETPCSWTGVACTELVSPKTPGLLRVTSLVLPNKQLLGSVSPDLFLILHLRILDLSNNFFHGSLPDSVSNATELRVLSLGNNKVSGEVPNLISNVASLQLLNLSANAFTGKIPPNLPLLKNLTVISLAKNSFSGNIPSGFEAVQVLDISSNLLDGSLPPDFEGTSLHYLNLSHNQISGVIPPAFTEKFPASTILDLSFNNLTGPIPGTPPLLNQKTESFSGNTGLCGQPLKTPCSIPSTLSDPQNISETTSPAIAVMPRTPTPTTPSVESPNQTTKSKLKPSTIVGITLADIAGLAIIAMFILYIYQLKKRRSSKEYSTFSVLQKCLERNNTLPVKKSKQNTIVAASEITKSPATKTGCGSLIIRRYDETTSASSESDVENQLQDKKPIEAFNRTSGGREKGNTETKLVVVDGETQLELDTLLKASAYVFGTSRSGGIVYKAVLENGSAFAVRRIGAECCTVTKFKEFEKEVQCVAKLRHPNLVRVRGFVWGNEEKLLISDYVPNGNLPLSSISAKSGSSSQNPLSFEARLKIAKGIARGVAYIHDKKHVHGNIKPNNILLDSEFEPVITDMGLDRLMTPADSLTAGPMSSSQHHPPEWSSSQKPNPKWDVYSFGVILLELLTGKVFSVDRDLVRDYETDEKTWFLRLVDGTIRVEVARREDEAVACFRLGYGCVSSLPQKRPSMKDVVQVLEKMFV